Proteins encoded by one window of Pseudomonas sp. PSKL.D1:
- the ubiG gene encoding bifunctional 2-polyprenyl-6-hydroxyphenol methylase/3-demethylubiquinol 3-O-methyltransferase UbiG, with protein sequence MSNVDHAEIAKFEALAHRWWDRESEFKPLHDINPLRVNWIDERVGLAGKKVLDVGCGGGILSEAMALRGATVTGIDMGEAPLAVAQLHQLESGVQVEYRQTTAEALAEEMPEQFDVVTCLEMLEHVPDPSSVIRACYRMVKPGGQVFFSTINRNPKAYLLAIVGAEYILKMLPRGTHDFKKFIRPSELGAWSRATGLEVKDIIGLTYNPLTKHYKLSSDVDVNYMIQTLREE encoded by the coding sequence ATGAGCAACGTCGACCACGCCGAAATCGCCAAGTTTGAAGCCTTGGCGCACCGCTGGTGGGACCGCGAAAGCGAGTTCAAGCCGCTGCACGACATCAACCCGCTGCGCGTCAACTGGATTGACGAGCGCGTCGGCCTGGCCGGCAAGAAGGTGCTGGACGTGGGTTGCGGCGGCGGCATCCTCAGCGAGGCGATGGCCCTGCGTGGCGCCACGGTCACCGGCATCGACATGGGCGAGGCGCCTCTGGCCGTGGCCCAGCTGCACCAACTGGAGTCCGGCGTGCAGGTGGAGTACCGCCAGACCACCGCCGAAGCCCTGGCCGAAGAAATGCCCGAGCAGTTCGACGTGGTCACCTGCCTGGAAATGCTCGAGCACGTGCCAGACCCGTCGTCGGTCATCCGCGCCTGCTATCGTATGGTCAAGCCGGGCGGCCAGGTGTTCTTCTCCACCATCAACCGCAACCCCAAGGCCTACCTGCTCGCCATCGTCGGCGCCGAATACATCCTCAAGATGCTGCCGCGCGGCACCCACGACTTCAAGAAATTCATCCGCCCATCCGAACTGGGTGCCTGGAGCCGTGCCACCGGCCTTGAAGTGAAGGACATCATCGGCCTGACCTACAACCCGCTGACCAAGCACTACAAGCTGAGCAGCGACGTGGACGTCAACTACATGATCCAGACCCTGCGCGAGGAATGA
- the gyrA gene encoding DNA gyrase subunit A, with protein MGELAKEILPVNIEDELRQSYLDYAMSVIVGRALPDARDGLKPVHRRVLYAMSELGNDWNKPYKKSARVVGDVIGKYHPHGDTAVYDTIVRMAQPFSLRYLLVDGQGNFGSVDGDNAAAMRYTEVRMTKLAHELLADLHKETVDWVPNYDGTEQIPAVMPTRIPNLLVNGSSGIAVGMATNIPPHNLGEVIDGCLALIDNPEVTVDELMQFIPGPDFPTAGMINGRQGIIEAYRTGRGRIYMRARSEIEDIDKVGGRQQIVVTELPYQLNKARLIEKIAELVKEKKIEGITELRDESDKDGMRIVIELRRGEVPEVVLNNLYQQTQLQSVFGINVVALIDGRPRLLNLKDLLEAFVRHRREVVTRRTVFELRKARERGHILEGQAVALSNIDPVIALIKASPTPSEAKEALVSMAWESSAVQVMVERAGADSCRPEDLPEQYGLRDGKYYLSPEQAQAILDLRLHRLTGLEHEKLLAEYQEILEQIGELIRILNSAQRLMEVIREELEAIRAEYGDARRTEILDARHDLNYGDMIPEEERVVTISHGGYAKTQPLSAYQAQRRGGKGKSATGVKDEDYIEHLLVANSHATLLLFSSKGKVYWLKTYDIPEASRAARGRPLVNLLPLEEGERITAMLQIDLEALQQSAGAEEELDEAEDAVLEGEVLEAEEIDEEDGDTPEWAAEPTGAYIFMATASGTVKKTPLVQFARPRSNGLIALKLKEGDTLIAAAITDGAKEVMMFSDAGKVIRFAESVVREMGRNARGVRGMKLGKGQRIISMLIPESGAQILTASERGYGKRTPLSKFPRRGRGGQGVIAMGTKGRNGLLIGAIQVQEGEEIMLISDQGTLVRTRVGEVSSLGRNTQGVTLIKLVTDETLVGLERIQEPSEEELDDVIEADEDGVEGDAPDDEAAGAEDAQQE; from the coding sequence ATGGGCGAACTGGCCAAAGAAATCCTCCCGGTCAATATCGAAGACGAACTGAGACAGTCTTACCTCGACTACGCGATGAGCGTGATTGTCGGGCGAGCGCTGCCCGATGCGCGTGATGGCTTGAAGCCCGTGCATCGTCGCGTTCTCTATGCGATGAGCGAACTGGGCAACGACTGGAACAAGCCGTACAAGAAATCCGCCCGTGTGGTCGGTGACGTGATCGGTAAGTACCACCCGCACGGCGACACTGCGGTCTACGACACCATCGTGCGTATGGCCCAGCCGTTCTCGCTGCGCTACCTGTTGGTCGACGGCCAGGGCAACTTCGGCTCGGTGGACGGCGACAACGCCGCGGCCATGCGATACACCGAAGTGCGCATGACCAAGCTGGCTCACGAGCTGCTGGCCGACCTGCATAAAGAAACCGTCGACTGGGTGCCCAACTATGACGGCACCGAGCAGATCCCGGCGGTCATGCCAACCCGCATCCCCAACCTGCTGGTCAACGGTTCCAGCGGTATCGCCGTGGGCATGGCAACCAACATCCCGCCGCACAACCTGGGTGAGGTGATCGATGGCTGCCTGGCGCTGATCGACAACCCCGAGGTCACTGTCGACGAGCTGATGCAGTTCATCCCCGGCCCGGACTTCCCGACTGCGGGCATGATCAACGGTCGCCAGGGCATCATCGAGGCCTATCGCACCGGCCGTGGCCGCATTTACATGCGCGCCCGCTCCGAGATCGAAGACATCGACAAGGTTGGCGGTCGCCAGCAGATCGTCGTCACCGAGCTGCCGTACCAGCTGAACAAGGCTCGCCTGATCGAGAAGATTGCCGAGCTGGTCAAAGAGAAGAAGATCGAAGGCATCACCGAGCTGCGCGACGAGTCCGACAAGGACGGTATGCGCATCGTCATCGAGCTGCGCCGCGGCGAGGTGCCGGAGGTGGTGCTCAACAACCTCTATCAGCAAACCCAGCTGCAGAGTGTGTTCGGTATCAACGTGGTCGCACTGATCGACGGTCGCCCGCGCCTGCTCAATCTCAAGGACCTGCTTGAAGCGTTCGTCCGTCACCGCCGTGAAGTGGTGACCCGCCGTACCGTGTTCGAGCTGCGCAAGGCCCGCGAGCGTGGCCACATCCTTGAGGGCCAGGCGGTCGCGCTGTCCAACATCGACCCGGTCATCGCGCTGATCAAGGCATCGCCGACCCCGTCGGAAGCCAAGGAAGCGCTGGTATCCATGGCGTGGGAATCCAGTGCCGTGCAGGTCATGGTCGAGCGCGCCGGCGCCGACTCCTGCCGCCCTGAAGACCTGCCTGAGCAATATGGCCTGCGCGATGGCAAGTATTACCTGTCGCCGGAACAGGCCCAGGCCATTCTCGACCTGCGCCTGCACCGTCTGACTGGCCTTGAGCACGAAAAGCTGCTGGCCGAGTACCAGGAAATCCTGGAGCAGATCGGTGAGCTGATTCGCATCCTGAACAGCGCCCAGCGCCTGATGGAAGTGATCCGCGAAGAGCTCGAAGCCATTCGTGCCGAGTACGGTGATGCCCGTCGCACCGAAATCCTCGATGCCCGCCACGACCTCAACTACGGCGACATGATCCCGGAAGAAGAGCGCGTGGTAACCATTTCCCATGGTGGCTATGCCAAGACCCAGCCGTTGTCCGCCTACCAGGCCCAGCGCCGTGGCGGCAAAGGCAAGTCGGCAACCGGCGTGAAGGACGAGGACTACATCGAGCACCTGCTCGTTGCCAACAGCCATGCCACGCTGCTGCTGTTCTCCAGCAAAGGCAAGGTGTACTGGCTCAAGACCTACGACATCCCTGAAGCTTCGCGCGCCGCCCGTGGTCGCCCGTTGGTCAACCTGCTGCCGCTGGAAGAAGGTGAGCGCATCACCGCCATGCTGCAGATCGACCTTGAGGCCCTGCAGCAGAGCGCAGGCGCCGAAGAGGAGCTGGACGAGGCGGAGGACGCGGTACTCGAAGGCGAAGTGCTCGAGGCCGAGGAAATCGACGAGGAAGACGGTGATACCCCTGAGTGGGCCGCCGAGCCGACCGGTGCCTACATCTTCATGGCCACCGCTTCCGGTACCGTCAAGAAAACCCCGCTGGTGCAGTTCGCCCGTCCGCGCTCCAACGGCCTGATCGCCCTGAAGCTCAAGGAAGGTGACACCCTGATCGCCGCCGCCATTACTGACGGTGCGAAGGAAGTCATGATGTTCTCCGACGCCGGCAAGGTCATTCGCTTTGCCGAGAGCGTGGTGCGTGAAATGGGCCGTAACGCCCGTGGCGTGCGCGGCATGAAGCTGGGCAAGGGCCAGCGCATCATCTCGATGCTGATCCCGGAGTCCGGCGCGCAGATCCTTACCGCTTCCGAACGTGGTTACGGCAAGCGCACGCCACTGTCCAAGTTCCCGCGTCGCGGGCGTGGTGGTCAAGGCGTGATTGCCATGGGTACCAAAGGGCGCAACGGCTTGCTGATTGGTGCTATCCAGGTGCAGGAAGGCGAAGAGATCATGCTGATCTCCGACCAGGGCACCCTGGTGCGTACTCGGGTCGGCGAAGTTTCCAGCCTGGGCCGTAACACCCAGGGCGTGACGCTGATCAAGCTGGTGACCGACGAAACGCTGGTAGGCCTGGAGCGTATCCAGGAGCCGTCCGAGGAAGAGCTCGATGATGTCATCGAGGCGGACGAGGACGGCGTCGAGGGCGATGCGCCTGATGACGAAGCTGCTGGTGCCGAAGACGCCCAGCAGGAGTAA
- the serC gene encoding 3-phosphoserine/phosphohydroxythreonine transaminase encodes MSKRAFNFCAGPAALPDAVLQRAQAEMLDWNGKGLSVMEMSHRSDDYVAIAEKAEQDLRDLLSVPSNYKVLFLQGGASQQFAEIPLNLLPESGTADYVETGIWSKKAIEEARRFGNINVAASAKPYDYLAIPGQNEWKLTKNAAYVHYASNETIGGLQFDWVPETGDVPLVVDMSSDILSRPIDVSQYGLIYAGAQKNIGPSGLVVVIVREDLLGHARSSCPTMLDYKVSADNGSMYNTPATYSWYLSGLVFEWLKEQGGVEAMEQRNRAKKDRLYGFIDAGEFYTNPISHNARSWMNVPFRLADERLDKAFLAGADARGLLNLKGHRSVGGMRASIYNALGLDAVEALVGYMAEFEKEHG; translated from the coding sequence GTGAGCAAACGAGCCTTTAACTTCTGCGCAGGCCCTGCCGCGCTTCCTGATGCTGTGTTGCAGCGTGCCCAGGCCGAAATGCTGGACTGGAACGGCAAGGGCTTGTCGGTGATGGAAATGAGCCACCGCAGCGATGACTATGTGGCCATCGCCGAAAAGGCCGAGCAGGACCTGCGTGACCTGCTGTCCGTCCCCTCCAACTACAAAGTGCTGTTCCTGCAGGGCGGCGCCAGCCAGCAGTTCGCTGAAATCCCGCTGAACCTGCTGCCGGAAAGCGGCACCGCCGACTATGTCGAAACCGGCATCTGGTCGAAAAAGGCCATTGAAGAAGCGCGCCGCTTCGGCAACATCAATGTTGCCGCCAGCGCCAAGCCCTACGATTACCTGGCCATCCCGGGCCAGAACGAGTGGAAGCTGACCAAGAACGCTGCTTACGTTCACTACGCCTCCAACGAAACCATCGGTGGCCTGCAGTTTGACTGGGTGCCAGAAACCGGTGATGTTCCGCTGGTGGTCGACATGTCTTCCGACATCCTCTCGCGACCGATCGATGTATCGCAGTACGGCTTGATCTATGCCGGTGCGCAAAAGAACATCGGCCCGAGCGGCCTGGTGGTGGTGATCGTTCGCGAAGACCTGCTGGGCCATGCCCGCAGCAGCTGCCCGACCATGCTCGACTACAAGGTGTCGGCCGACAACGGCTCGATGTACAACACCCCGGCCACGTATTCGTGGTACCTCTCGGGCCTGGTGTTCGAGTGGCTCAAGGAGCAGGGCGGCGTCGAAGCCATGGAGCAGCGCAACCGGGCCAAGAAGGACCGCCTGTACGGCTTCATCGATGCCGGCGAGTTCTACACCAACCCGATCAGCCACAACGCCCGTTCGTGGATGAACGTGCCGTTCCGCCTGGCTGACGAGCGCCTGGACAAGGCCTTCCTGGCAGGCGCAGACGCCCGTGGCCTGCTCAACCTCAAAGGGCACCGTTCGGTGGGTGGCATGCGCGCCTCCATCTACAATGCCCTGGGCCTGGACGCCGTGGAAGCCCTGGTGGGCTACATGGCCGAATTCGAGAAGGAGCACGGCTGA
- a CDS encoding TenA family transcriptional regulator, whose protein sequence is MIDAFVRIGPLMDPASYPQWAQQLIEDCRESKRRVVEHEFYQRLRDGQLRASTIRHYLIGGWPVVEQFSLYMAHNLTKTRYARHPGEDMARRWLMRNIRVELHHADYWVHWCHAHGIHLHELQAQEVPAELNGLNDWCWRVCTTESLAIAMAATNYAIEGATGEWSAVVCAEDTYAMGFPEDQRKRAMKWLKMHAQYDDAHPWEALEIICTLAGENPTLGLRTELRRAICKSYDCMYLFLERCMQMEGRQQGRLRPALAAG, encoded by the coding sequence GTGATTGATGCATTCGTCCGCATCGGGCCATTGATGGACCCGGCCAGTTACCCTCAATGGGCTCAGCAACTGATCGAAGATTGCCGCGAAAGCAAGCGCAGGGTGGTGGAGCATGAGTTCTACCAGCGGCTGCGTGACGGCCAGTTGCGAGCCTCGACCATACGCCATTACCTGATCGGCGGCTGGCCGGTGGTGGAGCAGTTTTCCCTTTATATGGCCCACAACCTGACCAAGACCCGCTACGCCCGCCACCCCGGCGAAGACATGGCGCGGCGCTGGTTGATGCGCAACATACGGGTGGAGCTACACCATGCCGACTATTGGGTGCACTGGTGCCATGCCCATGGCATTCACCTGCACGAACTGCAGGCCCAGGAGGTACCCGCCGAGCTCAACGGGCTCAACGACTGGTGCTGGCGCGTGTGCACCACCGAATCGCTGGCCATTGCCATGGCCGCGACCAATTACGCGATAGAAGGGGCGACCGGGGAGTGGTCGGCGGTGGTGTGCGCCGAGGACACCTACGCCATGGGCTTCCCGGAGGATCAGCGCAAGCGGGCCATGAAGTGGCTGAAGATGCACGCCCAGTATGACGACGCGCACCCCTGGGAGGCGTTGGAGATCATCTGCACCCTGGCGGGGGAGAACCCGACCTTGGGGTTGCGCACCGAATTGCGCAGGGCGATTTGCAAGAGTTATGACTGCATGTACCTGTTTTTGGAGCGGTGCATGCAGATGGAAGGGCGCCAGCAAGGGCGGCTGCGCCCGGCGTTGGCGGCGGGTTGA
- the mtnA gene encoding S-methyl-5-thioribose-1-phosphate isomerase has product MRERLLAAEKVTGIRWHDGVLHLLDQRQLPSQERWLACDNVAQVADAIRDMAVRGASAIGIAAAYGMVLAVEERLAQGGDWEMDLEEDFLSLAEARPTAANLFWALNRMRERLQRVRPEEDVLAALEAEAVAIHESDREANLTMAQYGIELIRRHQGNEQTLLTYGNAGALASGGFGTALGVIRAGYLEGMVERVYAGETRPWLQGSRLTAWELANEGIPVTLCADSALAHLMKSKGITWVVVGADCIAANGDMASKIGTYQLAVSAMHHGVRFMVVAPSTSIDLNLATGDDIPLEERDADELLDYAGTRVAPQVEVFNPVFDVTPADLIDVIVTERGIVERPDAAKLAQLMCRKRLH; this is encoded by the coding sequence ATGCGCGAGCGACTTTTGGCGGCGGAGAAGGTGACCGGGATCCGGTGGCACGACGGGGTCCTGCACCTTCTGGACCAGCGCCAGCTGCCGTCGCAAGAGCGCTGGCTGGCCTGCGACAATGTCGCACAGGTAGCGGATGCCATCCGTGACATGGCCGTGCGCGGCGCGTCGGCCATCGGCATTGCCGCTGCCTATGGCATGGTGCTGGCCGTGGAAGAGCGCTTGGCCCAGGGCGGCGATTGGGAAATGGACCTGGAAGAAGACTTTCTTAGCCTGGCCGAAGCCCGGCCGACCGCCGCCAACCTGTTCTGGGCCCTGAACCGTATGCGAGAGCGCCTGCAGCGCGTGCGCCCTGAGGAGGATGTGCTCGCGGCGCTGGAGGCCGAGGCGGTGGCCATTCACGAGAGCGATCGCGAGGCCAACCTGACCATGGCCCAGTATGGCATCGAGCTGATCCGGCGCCATCAGGGCAACGAGCAAACCCTGCTGACCTACGGTAACGCCGGCGCCTTGGCCAGCGGCGGCTTTGGCACTGCGCTGGGGGTGATCCGCGCCGGTTACCTGGAGGGCATGGTCGAGCGTGTGTATGCCGGTGAGACCCGCCCATGGCTGCAGGGCTCGCGCCTGACCGCCTGGGAGTTGGCCAACGAAGGCATCCCGGTGACCCTGTGCGCCGATTCGGCGCTGGCCCACCTGATGAAAAGCAAGGGCATCACCTGGGTGGTGGTGGGCGCGGACTGCATCGCCGCCAATGGCGACATGGCCAGCAAGATCGGCACCTACCAGCTGGCCGTCAGTGCCATGCACCATGGTGTGCGCTTCATGGTGGTGGCGCCGAGCACCAGCATCGATCTGAACCTGGCCACCGGCGATGACATTCCGCTGGAAGAGCGTGATGCCGACGAACTGCTGGATTACGCCGGTACCCGAGTGGCGCCGCAGGTCGAGGTGTTCAACCCGGTGTTTGACGTGACGCCGGCCGACCTGATCGACGTGATCGTGACCGAGCGGGGCATCGTCGAGCGGCCGGATGCGGCCAAGCTGGCGCAGTTGATGTGCCGCAAGCGGTTGCATTGA
- the mupP gene encoding N-acetylmuramic acid 6-phosphate phosphatase MupP has translation MRLRAVLFDMDGTLLDTAPDFIAICQAMLAERGLPAVDDKRIRDVISGGARAMVAASFDMDPEAEGFEALRLEFLERYQRDCAVHSKLFDGMGELLADIEKGNLLWGVVTNKPVRFAEPIMQRLGLAERSALLICPDHVKNSKPDPEPMILACKTLNLDPASVLFVGDDLRDIESGRDAGTRTAAVRYGYIHPEDNPNNWGADVVVDHPLELRKVIDSALCGC, from the coding sequence ATGCGTTTGCGAGCAGTTCTATTCGACATGGACGGTACCCTGCTCGACACGGCGCCGGACTTCATCGCCATCTGCCAGGCCATGCTGGCCGAGCGCGGCCTACCGGCCGTCGACGACAAGCGTATCCGCGACGTGATTTCCGGTGGCGCGCGCGCAATGGTAGCGGCCAGCTTTGACATGGACCCGGAGGCCGAGGGCTTCGAGGCCCTGCGCCTGGAGTTTCTGGAGCGTTACCAGCGCGACTGCGCGGTACACAGCAAACTGTTCGACGGCATGGGCGAATTACTGGCCGACATCGAGAAAGGCAACCTGCTGTGGGGCGTGGTCACCAACAAGCCCGTGCGCTTTGCCGAACCTATCATGCAACGCCTGGGCTTGGCCGAGCGTTCAGCCCTGCTGATCTGCCCGGACCACGTCAAGAACAGCAAGCCCGACCCCGAGCCGATGATCCTGGCCTGCAAAACCTTGAACCTGGACCCGGCCAGCGTACTGTTCGTGGGCGACGACCTGCGTGACATCGAGTCTGGCCGCGACGCCGGCACCCGCACCGCGGCGGTGCGCTACGGCTATATTCACCCAGAGGACAACCCCAACAACTGGGGTGCGGATGTGGTCGTGGACCACCCGCTGGAGCTGCGCAAGGTCATCGACAGCGCGCTGTGCGGCTGCTGA
- a CDS encoding YciK family oxidoreductase: protein MFDYTARPDLLKGRVILVTGAGRGIGAAAAKAYAALGATVLLLGKTEANLNEVYDQIEAAGHPQPVVIPFNLETALPHQYDELAAMVEREFGRLDGLLNNASIIGPRTPLEQLSGDNFMRVMHINVNATFMLTSTLLPLLKLSEDASVVFTSSSVGRKGRAYWGAYGVSKFATEGLMQTLADELDGVAPVRSNSINPGGTRTAMRAQAYPSENPQNNPLPEDIMPVYLYLMGPDSAGVNGQAFNAQ from the coding sequence ATGTTCGACTACACCGCCCGCCCCGACCTGCTCAAGGGCCGCGTCATTCTGGTCACCGGTGCTGGCCGTGGCATCGGCGCCGCTGCCGCAAAGGCCTACGCGGCCCTGGGCGCCACAGTGCTGCTGCTGGGCAAGACCGAGGCCAACCTCAACGAGGTCTATGACCAGATCGAGGCCGCCGGCCACCCGCAACCGGTGGTGATCCCGTTCAACCTGGAAACCGCCCTGCCCCACCAGTACGACGAACTGGCGGCCATGGTCGAGAGGGAGTTCGGCCGCCTCGACGGCCTGCTGAACAATGCCTCGATCATCGGCCCGCGTACGCCGCTGGAGCAGCTGTCGGGCGACAACTTCATGCGGGTGATGCACATCAACGTCAACGCCACCTTCATGCTGACCAGCACGCTGCTGCCGCTGCTGAAGCTGTCGGAGGATGCGTCGGTGGTGTTCACCTCCAGCAGCGTCGGGCGCAAGGGCCGGGCCTACTGGGGAGCTTACGGGGTGTCGAAGTTTGCCACCGAAGGGCTGATGCAGACGCTGGCCGACGAGCTGGATGGCGTGGCGCCTGTGCGTTCGAACAGCATCAACCCGGGGGGCACACGCACGGCGATGCGGGCGCAGGCTTACCCGAGTGAGAACCCGCAAAACAACCCGCTGCCCGAGGACATCATGCCGGTTTACCTGTATTTGATGGGGCCGGACAGTGCCGGGGTGAATGGGCAGGCGTTTAACGCGCAGTAA
- a CDS encoding EAL domain-containing protein — translation MKGNRTLEAPRLLGIIWPFIAVVVFQVLLGSLSLYALSAVRAYVAGESLWSKAQKDAIYYLSLYADSGDDHTYQRYRQVITVPQGDHQLREVLDQPDPDLDEARRAVLQGGNHPDDVDRIIWFYRNFHQISYMQTAIAYWNVGDDYLAKLDVLAAEMRAGFANGQVTAEQAAGWRGRIVAINEGVTPAAKAFSDALGEGSRMLLRVLLVTNLLTALFLISIAWRRSSKLLAQRQAFASALQEEKERAQITLQAIGDAVITADVEGNIGYMNPAAEQLTHWQAGQALGLPLTALFSLVDEQAEDDTSTLIEQVLNGSLKGGAEHARLIQRLDGSTVSINLVGSPIISDGQLAGIVLVLHDMTQERQYIANLSWQATHDALTGLANRREFEYRLEQVLNGLMRMAGRHSLMFLDLDQFKLVNDTCGHAAGDELLRHICAVLQSVLREGDTLARLGGDEFGVLLENCPPDQAERIAENLRQAVQSLQFVWKGRPFVSTVSIGLVHMAQVPGTLEASLRAADMACYMAKEKGRNRVQVYHVDDSELSMRFGEMAWIQRLHVALEENRFCLYAQEIAPLTTLEGPGHIEILLRLHDESGRTILPDSFIPAAERYGLMTALDRWVVRNVFQVIRQCLDEGREGPLSMCAINLSGSSIGDDKFLEYLQRLFVEFSIPPRLICFEITETSAIANLGSAIRFINELKGLGCKFSLDDFCAGMSSFAYLKHLPVDFLKIDGSFVKDMLDDPVNRAMVEVINHIGHVMGKRTIAEFVETPLIEQALQEIGVDYAQGYLIERPQVFTCDSLQRQRIAARPLLHRAPGTFR, via the coding sequence ATGAAGGGAAATCGCACTCTAGAAGCGCCAAGGTTGCTGGGTATCATCTGGCCCTTCATCGCTGTCGTAGTCTTCCAGGTACTGCTGGGCAGCCTGAGCCTTTATGCGCTCTCGGCAGTGCGTGCCTATGTGGCAGGCGAAAGCCTGTGGTCCAAGGCGCAGAAAGACGCCATTTATTACCTGAGCCTGTACGCCGACAGTGGCGACGATCACACCTACCAGCGTTATCGCCAGGTCATCACCGTGCCCCAGGGTGACCATCAGTTGCGTGAGGTGCTCGACCAGCCCGACCCGGACCTGGACGAAGCGCGCCGCGCAGTGCTGCAGGGCGGCAACCACCCGGATGATGTTGACCGCATCATCTGGTTCTATCGCAACTTCCACCAGATCAGCTACATGCAAACCGCCATTGCCTACTGGAACGTGGGCGATGACTACCTGGCCAAGCTGGATGTGCTGGCCGCCGAAATGCGCGCGGGGTTCGCCAACGGGCAGGTGACGGCTGAACAGGCGGCCGGCTGGCGCGGGCGCATCGTGGCGATCAACGAAGGTGTCACCCCGGCCGCCAAAGCCTTCAGCGACGCGCTGGGCGAAGGTTCGCGGATGCTGTTGCGCGTGCTGCTGGTCACCAACCTGCTGACGGCCCTGTTCCTCATCAGCATTGCCTGGCGCCGCTCAAGCAAGCTGCTAGCCCAGCGCCAAGCGTTTGCCAGCGCCCTGCAGGAAGAAAAAGAACGGGCACAGATTACCTTGCAAGCCATTGGCGATGCGGTGATCACAGCCGATGTCGAAGGCAACATTGGCTACATGAACCCGGCCGCCGAGCAGCTCACCCATTGGCAGGCCGGGCAGGCGCTGGGGCTGCCGCTGACGGCGCTGTTCAGCCTGGTGGACGAGCAAGCCGAGGACGACACCAGTACGTTGATCGAACAGGTACTCAACGGCAGCCTCAAGGGTGGCGCCGAGCATGCCCGGCTGATCCAGCGGCTTGATGGCAGTACGGTGTCGATCAACCTGGTGGGTTCGCCCATCATCAGCGACGGGCAACTGGCCGGGATCGTGCTGGTGCTGCACGACATGACCCAGGAGCGCCAGTACATCGCCAACCTGTCGTGGCAGGCAACCCACGATGCGTTGACCGGCCTGGCCAACCGTCGCGAGTTCGAGTACCGCCTGGAGCAGGTGCTCAATGGCTTGATGCGCATGGCCGGGCGCCATTCGCTGATGTTCCTTGACCTTGACCAGTTCAAGCTGGTGAACGACACCTGCGGCCATGCAGCGGGTGACGAGCTGCTCCGGCACATCTGTGCCGTGCTGCAGTCGGTGCTGCGCGAAGGCGATACGTTGGCGCGGCTGGGGGGCGACGAGTTTGGCGTACTGCTTGAAAACTGCCCGCCCGACCAGGCCGAACGCATTGCCGAAAACCTGCGTCAGGCCGTGCAGAGCCTGCAATTCGTATGGAAGGGCAGGCCGTTCGTCAGCACCGTAAGTATTGGCCTGGTGCACATGGCGCAGGTGCCAGGCACGCTGGAAGCTTCGCTGCGCGCGGCGGACATGGCGTGCTACATGGCCAAGGAGAAGGGCCGCAACCGGGTGCAGGTGTACCACGTGGACGACAGCGAGCTGTCGATGCGCTTTGGCGAAATGGCCTGGATCCAGCGCCTGCACGTGGCGCTGGAAGAGAACCGCTTCTGCCTCTATGCCCAGGAAATCGCGCCGCTGACCACCCTTGAAGGGCCTGGCCATATTGAAATTCTGCTGCGCCTGCACGACGAAAGCGGCCGTACGATCCTGCCTGACAGTTTTATCCCTGCCGCTGAACGCTATGGCCTGATGACGGCACTGGACCGGTGGGTTGTGCGCAATGTGTTCCAGGTGATCCGCCAGTGCCTGGACGAGGGGCGGGAAGGGCCTTTGTCGATGTGTGCCATCAACTTGTCGGGTTCCAGTATCGGTGACGACAAGTTTCTTGAGTACCTGCAGCGACTGTTCGTCGAATTTTCCATTCCGCCACGGCTGATCTGCTTCGAGATCACCGAAACCAGCGCCATTGCCAACCTTGGGAGTGCCATCCGCTTCATCAACGAATTGAAAGGGCTGGGCTGCAAGTTTTCGCTGGATGACTTTTGTGCCGGAATGTCGTCATTCGCTTATTTGAAACATTTACCTGTCGACTTCTTGAAGATCGACGGAAGTTTTGTCAAAGATATGCTGGACGATCCGGTTAATCGGGCTATGGTCGAAGTAATTAACCACATCGGCCACGTCATGGGTAAACGGACCATTGCCGAGTTTGTTGAAACACCGCTGATCGAACAGGCCTTGCAGGAAATCGGCGTGGATTACGCCCAGGGCTACCTGATCGAACGGCCGCAGGTGTTCACCTGCGACAGTCTGCAGCGCCAACGAATCGCTGCACGGCCCCTGTTGCACCGGGCGCCTGGTACCTTTCGCTGA